From Candidatus Zixiibacteriota bacterium, the proteins below share one genomic window:
- a CDS encoding FAD-binding oxidoreductase, whose product MDEQFDRAKLLKRLAAIVSPAAVRTDPAEIDEVSWDAISEGRFHPRQRPQVVPPLCVVRPAATAEVRAIVLLANETGVPIVPYGGGSGLMGGALSVQPAITLDLRSMGAILEVDVEGRLVRAQAGAVLEALEQRLNQEGLILGHDPWTLPVATLGGAISTNSVGYRAGIYGAMGEQVLGLEAVLPDGEILRTRAVPKSSAGIDLNWLLIGGEGCFGIITEATLRVFPAPAARLLSAFGFDSFEQGYRAIQRLFHEGLQPALLDFGDADGEARLYLGFEGIPQVVREQQQLAAALCRDGGGRKLPEREAQSFWDERHEVARRFMQRRRDRRNRSRDGVLRDWIHVALPASRVLAFREAARDLIERRGVTLQESGLWVRPELFSMRLGVNDSGEDAQLALEETLFELLRLVQEMGGSMEYTHGVGVKLAPLMEKEHGYGLEIMRRIKKSLDPKGIMNPGKMGL is encoded by the coding sequence ATGGACGAACAATTCGACAGGGCAAAGCTGTTGAAACGGCTTGCCGCCATTGTCTCCCCGGCTGCCGTCCGAACGGACCCCGCGGAGATCGACGAGGTTTCCTGGGACGCGATCAGCGAGGGGCGGTTTCACCCGCGCCAGCGCCCGCAGGTCGTTCCGCCGCTGTGTGTCGTCCGTCCGGCCGCCACCGCGGAGGTCCGAGCGATCGTTCTCCTCGCCAACGAAACCGGCGTTCCGATCGTGCCGTACGGCGGCGGGTCTGGGCTCATGGGCGGCGCGCTGTCGGTGCAGCCGGCGATCACGCTCGACCTTCGCTCGATGGGGGCGATCCTGGAGGTGGATGTGGAGGGCCGGCTCGTGCGCGCGCAGGCGGGCGCAGTGCTGGAGGCGCTGGAGCAAAGGCTCAACCAGGAGGGGCTGATCCTCGGCCACGATCCGTGGACGCTGCCGGTGGCGACTCTCGGGGGCGCGATCTCGACCAACAGCGTCGGATATCGCGCCGGGATCTACGGCGCGATGGGGGAGCAGGTGCTCGGGCTCGAGGCGGTTCTGCCGGACGGCGAGATCCTGCGCACGCGCGCCGTGCCCAAATCCTCCGCCGGTATCGACCTCAACTGGCTCCTGATCGGCGGCGAGGGCTGCTTCGGAATCATCACTGAAGCGACGCTGCGGGTCTTTCCGGCCCCGGCCGCCCGCCTTCTCAGCGCTTTCGGCTTTGACTCCTTCGAGCAGGGCTACCGCGCGATCCAGCGCCTGTTCCATGAGGGCTTGCAGCCGGCGCTGCTCGACTTCGGCGACGCGGACGGGGAGGCCCGGCTCTATCTCGGCTTCGAGGGCATCCCGCAGGTCGTCCGCGAGCAGCAGCAGCTCGCCGCCGCGTTGTGTCGAGACGGAGGGGGAAGAAAACTCCCCGAGCGCGAGGCCCAGTCGTTCTGGGACGAGCGCCACGAGGTCGCGCGGCGCTTCATGCAGCGGCGGCGCGACCGGAGGAACCGCTCGCGCGACGGAGTACTGCGCGACTGGATCCACGTCGCGCTCCCCGCGTCCAGGGTCCTCGCCTTCCGCGAAGCGGCCCGGGATCTGATCGAGCGCCGCGGGGTGACGCTGCAGGAAAGCGGGCTCTGGGTCCGGCCGGAGCTTTTCTCGATGCGGCTCGGGGTGAATGACTCGGGCGAGGACGCGCAGCTAGCGCTCGAGGAGACGCTTTTCGAGCTGTTGCGGCTGGTCCAGGAAATGGGCGGCTCGATGGAATACACGCACGGTGTCGGAGTCAAGCTCGCGCCCCTGATGGAGAAGGAGCACGGCTACGGCCTCGAGATCATGCGGCGGATCAAGAAAAGCCTTGACCCGAAGGGGATCATGAACCCGGGGAAGATGGGGCTGTAG
- a CDS encoding ABC transporter ATP-binding protein, producing the protein MALLEVRGVSKRFGGLQALQNVDLEVEEGTIASLIGPNGAGKTTLFHTLTGIYRPDRGEIRFGGQSLIGLKPERIARAGISRTFQNIRLFPHMTVTENVLVGMHTRLRVGLGGALLRSAGFREQESAARERALRLLELVGLGGKEEEWARRLSYGEQRRLEIARALAAEPRLLLLDEPTAGMNTTEAQALTALLRSLVGEYVRAILLIEHNMRVVMGISHRVHVLDYGEKIAEGTPDEVRRDPRVIEAYLGRGEWTADAGR; encoded by the coding sequence GTGGCGTTGCTCGAGGTGCGCGGGGTGAGCAAGCGGTTCGGCGGCCTGCAGGCGCTGCAGAACGTCGACCTCGAGGTCGAGGAGGGGACCATCGCCTCGCTGATCGGTCCCAACGGTGCGGGCAAGACCACGCTGTTCCACACGCTCACCGGCATCTACCGGCCCGACCGGGGTGAGATCCGCTTTGGCGGCCAGTCGCTGATCGGCCTCAAGCCCGAGCGGATCGCGCGTGCGGGCATCAGCCGCACTTTTCAGAACATCCGCCTCTTCCCGCACATGACGGTGACGGAGAACGTGCTCGTCGGGATGCACACGCGGCTGCGCGTGGGGCTGGGGGGCGCGCTGCTGCGAAGCGCCGGCTTCCGCGAGCAGGAAAGCGCGGCGCGCGAGCGGGCGCTGCGGCTGCTCGAGCTGGTGGGCCTGGGCGGCAAGGAGGAGGAATGGGCGCGGCGGCTGAGCTACGGCGAGCAGCGGCGGCTGGAGATCGCGCGGGCGCTCGCGGCGGAGCCGCGGCTGCTGCTCCTCGACGAGCCGACCGCGGGGATGAATACCACCGAGGCGCAGGCGCTCACCGCGCTGCTCAGGTCGCTCGTGGGCGAATACGTCCGGGCGATCCTCCTGATCGAGCACAACATGCGCGTCGTGATGGGCATCTCGCATCGGGTCCACGTACTGGATTACGGCGAGAAGATCGCCGAAGGCACGCCGGACGAGGTGCGGCGCGACCCGCGGGTGATCGAGGCCTATCTCGGGCGCGGCGAATGGACGGCCGATGCTGGAAGGTAG
- a CDS encoding rhomboid family intramembrane serine protease — protein sequence MKFLLIANTGLFVVQLVGGYTLNRLFGLVPQLVWDNFYLWQIFTYQFLHGGLFHLLFNMLALWMFGCELERRWGSTFFLKYYFVSAVGGGILNTLLVPDQTVPSIGASGGIYGLLLAFALIYPSQVVYFYFLFPIKMKHFVWIVGAISLYSSVTAGQSGIAHLAHLGGMAFGYAYLRWRNPWDRIRLFRDRRRLARLRRRFQVIPGGKEAEEERKRTLH from the coding sequence GTGAAGTTCCTGCTGATCGCGAACACGGGGCTCTTCGTCGTGCAGCTCGTCGGCGGCTACACGCTCAACCGGCTCTTCGGGCTCGTGCCGCAGCTGGTGTGGGACAATTTCTACCTCTGGCAGATCTTCACCTACCAGTTTCTCCACGGCGGCCTGTTCCACCTGCTCTTCAACATGCTCGCGCTCTGGATGTTCGGGTGCGAGCTGGAGCGGCGCTGGGGGAGCACGTTCTTCCTCAAGTACTATTTCGTCTCCGCGGTGGGCGGCGGCATCCTGAACACGCTGCTCGTGCCCGACCAGACGGTTCCGAGCATTGGCGCCTCGGGCGGCATCTACGGCCTTCTGCTCGCTTTCGCGCTGATCTACCCGAGCCAGGTCGTCTATTTTTACTTTCTCTTCCCGATCAAGATGAAGCACTTCGTCTGGATCGTCGGCGCGATCTCGCTCTACTCGTCGGTGACTGCGGGCCAGAGCGGCATCGCCCACCTTGCCCACCTGGGGGGTATGGCGTTCGGGTACGCCTACCTGCGCTGGCGCAACCCGTGGGACCGCATCCGGCTGTTCCGCGACCGCCGCCGGCTGGCGCGTCTGAGGCGGCGCTTTCAGGTCATTCCGGGAGGCAAGGAGGCGGAGGAGGAGAGAAAGCGCACGCTGCACTGA
- a CDS encoding STAS domain-containing protein: protein MLAQKRIQDISVIDLAGDIDFREMIRIKDMISGLIEKDRTKVVLNLRAVDHINYLSIGVLLERLKLLRNLNGDLKLAGMSPFLRDIFKVVGMDRFFEEYTSLEDAIESFDDDWEGDGTSH from the coding sequence ATGCTGGCGCAAAAACGAATCCAGGACATCTCCGTGATCGACCTGGCGGGAGACATCGACTTTCGCGAGATGATCCGCATCAAGGACATGATCTCCGGCTTGATCGAGAAGGACCGGACAAAGGTGGTCCTCAATTTGCGCGCGGTCGACCACATCAACTACCTGAGCATCGGCGTTCTGCTGGAGCGGCTGAAGCTGCTCCGCAACCTCAACGGGGACCTGAAACTCGCCGGCATGAGCCCGTTCTTGCGCGACATCTTCAAGGTCGTGGGTATGGATCGCTTTTTCGAGGAATACACCTCTCTCGAGGACGCCATCGAGAGCTTCGACGACGATTGGGAGGGAGACGGGACCAGTCATTGA
- the mraZ gene encoding division/cell wall cluster transcriptional repressor MraZ produces the protein MFRGTFEHTLDAKGRLSIPVKFRDVLTGKGDDRIIITNFVVGGNRCLDIYPLDEWLRLEEEIRKRPKFDPKMVMFQNYYLGGACECVVDKQGRILIPPLLRQYANLRRNVVLVSALEKFRVWDQETWKKVFADAEEKLLQDPDFLGDLAI, from the coding sequence ATGTTTCGAGGCACCTTCGAACACACCCTCGACGCCAAGGGGCGTTTGAGCATCCCCGTGAAGTTTCGCGACGTGCTCACGGGCAAGGGCGACGACCGCATCATCATCACGAATTTCGTGGTCGGGGGAAACCGTTGCCTGGATATCTATCCGCTCGATGAGTGGCTTCGGCTCGAGGAAGAGATCCGAAAGCGGCCGAAGTTCGATCCGAAGATGGTCATGTTCCAGAACTACTACCTCGGCGGAGCGTGCGAGTGCGTGGTCGACAAGCAAGGCCGCATTCTGATTCCGCCGCTGCTCAGGCAATACGCCAATCTCAGGCGCAACGTCGTTCTGGTGTCCGCGCTGGAGAAGTTTCGCGTGTGGGATCAGGAGACGTGGAAGAAGGTCTTCGCGGACGCCGAAGAGAAGCTGTTGCAGGATCCCGATTTCCTCGGGGATCTGGCGATCTGA
- a CDS encoding C4-type zinc ribbon domain-containing protein, translated as MRAQIEILATLQKVDREIKEKTGIKQGLLGEIQAKEKEILAKKQEIAEAKAAYAEKDKVRQEKDRLFQEESKKAVERRMRMGRIKNAKELQALQREIDQIKQANSELEEELIKLMEELETVKAGIKAKEEELAKLQEEWTRKRDELQAQISGIDQAVSEAATRRQTIASQLAGDLISRYELIFSRRNGTAVVEVAGGICQGCYMNIPPQLWNEIIKSEKVNLCPSCQRILYYKSNVTQEKPA; from the coding sequence TTGCGCGCTCAGATAGAGATACTGGCCACTTTACAGAAAGTCGATCGTGAAATAAAAGAAAAAACCGGCATCAAACAGGGGCTTCTCGGAGAAATCCAGGCGAAAGAAAAGGAGATCCTGGCAAAAAAGCAAGAGATCGCCGAAGCCAAGGCCGCGTACGCCGAAAAAGACAAGGTACGGCAGGAAAAGGACCGCCTCTTTCAGGAGGAGAGCAAGAAGGCGGTCGAGCGGCGCATGCGCATGGGGCGGATCAAGAACGCCAAGGAGCTGCAGGCGCTGCAGCGCGAGATCGACCAGATCAAACAGGCCAACAGCGAGCTGGAAGAAGAGCTGATCAAGCTCATGGAGGAGCTGGAAACGGTCAAGGCCGGAATCAAGGCCAAGGAGGAAGAGCTGGCTAAGCTGCAGGAGGAGTGGACACGCAAGCGCGATGAGCTGCAGGCCCAGATCTCCGGGATCGACCAGGCGGTCTCGGAAGCGGCGACGCGCCGGCAGACCATTGCGTCACAGCTCGCCGGCGACCTGATCTCGCGCTACGAGCTGATCTTTTCGCGGCGCAACGGGACGGCGGTGGTCGAGGTTGCGGGCGGAATCTGTCAGGGCTGCTACATGAATATCCCCCCGCAGCTCTGGAACGAGATCATCAAGAGCGAAAAGGTCAACCTCTGCCCGAGCTGCCAGAGGATCCTCTACTACAAATCCAACGTCACCCAGGAAAAGCCAGCCTGA
- a CDS encoding ribonuclease HI family protein produces MSESTEEWLLMVDGAARGNPGEAGCGAVIVDERGRTVRELSRYLGRTTNNVAEYHGLLMGLDALLKMGRRNVRIQSDSELLVRQLTGRYRVRDEKLKPLFARAIELLGQLDSYRIVHVPREMNKPADRLANRGVDKGRKHR; encoded by the coding sequence ATGTCAGAATCCACCGAAGAATGGCTGTTGATGGTCGACGGCGCGGCGCGCGGAAACCCGGGCGAGGCGGGTTGTGGGGCCGTGATCGTCGATGAGCGCGGCCGGACCGTGCGAGAGCTCAGCCGCTATCTCGGCCGGACCACCAATAACGTTGCCGAGTACCACGGCCTGCTGATGGGTCTCGACGCGCTCCTGAAGATGGGCCGGAGAAACGTTCGGATCCAGAGCGACTCCGAGCTGCTGGTCCGGCAGCTCACCGGCCGCTACCGCGTGCGAGACGAGAAGCTCAAGCCGCTTTTCGCGCGCGCCATCGAGCTGCTGGGCCAGCTCGACAGCTACCGCATCGTGCACGTTCCCAGGGAAATGAACAAGCCGGCCGACCGGCTGGCGAACCGGGGCGTCGACAAAGGGCGCAAGCACCGCTAG
- a CDS encoding ABC transporter ATP-binding protein, translating into MLEGRNLHVYYGAVRALKGVSFKVGKGELVTLLGANGAGKTTTLKTISGLLRPRRGEVQLEGEVLSNAPPDEIVRRGVAHVPEGRKIFPRFTVLENLEIGGYTRSRAALAPDLEFVFELFPRLRERRRQIAGTLSGGEQQMLAIGRALMARPKLLLLDEPSMGLAPKIVEQILETIRSINKSGVTVLLVEQNAAMALAISHRGYVLETGSVILEGSSRDLAGNDQVRQAYLGG; encoded by the coding sequence ATGCTGGAAGGTAGAAACCTGCACGTCTACTACGGTGCCGTGCGCGCCCTGAAGGGGGTTTCGTTCAAGGTCGGCAAGGGGGAGCTGGTGACCCTGCTCGGCGCGAACGGCGCCGGCAAGACGACCACGCTCAAAACCATCTCGGGGCTGCTGCGCCCGCGGCGCGGCGAGGTCCAGCTGGAAGGGGAGGTGCTGAGCAACGCTCCTCCCGACGAGATCGTGCGCCGCGGGGTCGCGCACGTGCCCGAGGGGCGGAAGATCTTCCCGCGCTTCACCGTGCTGGAGAATCTCGAGATCGGCGGCTACACCCGGTCGCGGGCCGCCCTGGCGCCGGACCTCGAATTCGTCTTCGAGCTCTTTCCCAGGCTGCGGGAGCGGCGCCGGCAGATCGCCGGGACGCTCTCGGGCGGCGAGCAGCAGATGCTGGCGATCGGCCGGGCGCTCATGGCCCGGCCGAAGCTGCTGCTGCTCGACGAGCCGTCGATGGGGCTCGCCCCGAAGATCGTCGAGCAGATCCTGGAGACCATCCGGTCGATCAACAAGTCGGGCGTGACAGTGCTGCTCGTCGAGCAGAATGCGGCGATGGCGCTGGCGATCTCGCACCGCGGCTACGTGCTGGAGACCGGAAGCGTGATCCTGGAGGGAAGCTCCCGCGACCTGGCCGGCAACGACCAGGTCCGCCAGGCCTACCTCGGCGGGTAG